The Fragaria vesca subsp. vesca linkage group LG2, FraVesHawaii_1.0, whole genome shotgun sequence genome includes a window with the following:
- the LOC101291793 gene encoding uncharacterized WD repeat-containing protein alr3466-like, translated as MVVERTSFHRPKFGALLQSDPNIPTPNMNDNNNNSVRSSTTSPGYYDNSSNNNVCSSATSPGCYDNNPFSSAASPAYARAMSASPASFYDNNNNNNVRGSSGNSTPYAMSPWTQASPYTKSPWITPSPLNPLLDERNLPESGLVGSLVREEGHIYSLAVCGDLLYTGSDSKNIRVWRNLKEFTGFKSNSGLVKTIVICGERIFTGHQDGKIRVWKVSQKKASLHKRVGSLPTLKDFLRKSMNPKNYVEVRRHRNVVRIRHFDAVSCMSLNEELGLLYSGSWDKTVKVWRIADSKCLESISAHDDAVNSVVVGFDSLVFTGSADGTVKVWRRELQGKGSTHFLVQTLLKQENAVTALAVNQSSAIVYCGSSDGNVNYWERKKHLTHGGVLRGHRLAVLCLATAGNLVFSGSADKNICVWRREIGQGGAHTCLSVLTGHLGPVKCLTVEEDHCSSEDKTDQKWIVYSGSLDRSVKVWRVSEQAPDLRQLLLSEKDDSSRPDLSNYYLSSTTY; from the coding sequence ATGGTGGTGGAACGTACCTCATTCCACAGACCAAAATTCGGAGCCCTATTGCAATCCGACCCGAACATACCTACCCCAAATATGAACGACAACAACAACAACAGCGTACGTAGCTCAACCACGAGCCCTGGTTACTACGACAACAGCAGCAACAACAACGTGTGCAGCTCAGCCACGAGCCCCGGTTGTTACGACAACAACCCCTTCAGCTCCGCTGCCAGTCCCGCCTACGCACGTGCCATGTCCGCCAGCCCCGCCAGTTTCTACGACAACAACAACAACAACAACGTGAGGGGCAGCAGTGGCAATTCAACTCCATACGCCATGTCGCCGTGGACGCAAGCGTCGCCCTACACCAAGTCTCCGTGGATAACGCCGTCGCCGTTAAATCCATTGTTGGACGAGAGGAACTTGCCTGAGAGCGGACTTGTTGGTTCGTTGGTACGAGAAGAAGGGCATATATATTCGCTAGCGGTGTGCGGGGACTTGTTGTATACCGGTTCGGATAGTAAGAACATCCGGGTCTGGAGGAACTTGAAGGAGTTCACCGGGTTCAAATCCAACAGCGGGTTGGTGAAGACCATTGTGATTTGTGGAGAGAGGATATTCACGGGCCACCAAGATGGAAAAATCCGGGTTTGGAAAGTTTCGCAGAAAAAGGCGAGCCTTCATAAACGGGTCGGGTCATTGCCGACGTTGAAAGACTTTCTCCGGAAATCCATGAACCCGAAGAATTACGTAGAGGTCAGACGCCACCGCAACGTGGTGAGGATCAGACACTTTGACGCCGTCTCGTGTATGAGCTTGAACGAAGAATTAGGCCTCTTATACTCTGGTTCATGGGACAAGACAGTAAAGGTTTGGAGAATTGCCGATTCCAAGTGTTTGGAGTCCATATCGGCTCATGATGACGCCGTGAACTCGGTGGTCGTCGGTTTTGATTCGTTAGTGTTCACCGGCTCGGCGGACGGGACTGTAAAAGTGTGGAGGAGAGAGTTACAAGGCAAAGGGTCGACGCATTTCTTGGTGCAGACATTGTTGAAGCAAGAGAACGCGGTTACGGCATTGGCGGTGAACCAATCGTCAGCGATCGTATACTGCGGGTCGTCGGATGGGAACGTCAACTACTGGGAACGCAAGAAGCATCTTACGCACGGTGGGGTCCTCCGCGGCCACAGGCTCGCCGTGCTCTGCCTCGCCACGGCCGGGAACTTGGTCTTCAGCGGCTCGGCCGACAAGAACATTTGCGTGTGGAGGAGGGAAATTGGCCAGGGAGGAGCGCATACGTGCCTTTCGGTCCTGACCGGCCACTTAGGGCCGGTGAAGTGCCTGACCGTGGAGGAAGACCACTGCAGCTCCGAGGACAAAACCGACCAGAAATGGATCGTGTACAGTGGGAGCTTGGATAGGTCGGTGAAGGTGTGGCGGGTTTCGGAGCAAGCACCGGACTTGAGGCAGCTGTTGTTGTCGGAGAAGGATGATTCTTCTAGGCCGGACCTGAGTAACTATTATTTATCTAGCACTACGTACTGA